The stretch of DNA ACCGGGATTAAAGATAGTGCAGGAAATACGGTAAAGGTTGGGGTTATGGCAGAAAAATAAGTGGTAGGGCGGTGCCTGTCACCACCCAAATTTTCTTGTTTCACATAATGTTTCATAAGGATTAAAGCAGTCTATCAATTTCCAATAAAATAAAAAGGAAAGCCCTGTGTAAGATAATAAAAATCACAGGGCTTTCCTTTTTGTATTTTATTCTTTTGAATTCACCACCTTATTCGTTAAGTATTCTTCAATTCCTCGACAGTATCTTTCTCTTTTTTCTTCTATCGAGCCACAATAATAGTCCAGAATGATGAATATCCATATAGCTTTGTTGAACTGCATTTGGGTATTTGAAAAGATGAAAACTACTCCACGGATAATGTTCTGGTTTCTTTACCATCTTCGCTTCAAGATGGATATAGCGACTCACTTCAATCATTCCCTCTTTTCCCTCAATGATATTATCAAAAAATCGTTTTTCAAAAACATGACCGGTTAAGCGATAACGGGTATTATAATAGTTTGCATATCGCTTATTTAACAATGACATCACATTGGATATTGGCACTTCGTGTGGACGCAGCTGCAGATGGAAGTGGTTGGTCATTAAATAATAGGATGCTAGTTCAAATGGA from Cytobacillus dafuensis encodes:
- a CDS encoding transposase; its protein translation is MARKPRIWIPNHFYHVVCRGNRRDPLFRNTTDFFAFFHILQQLYEKTPFELASYYLMTNHFHLQLRPHEVPISNVMSLLNKRYANYYNTRYRLTGHVFEKRFFDNIIEGKEGMIEVSRYIHLEAKMVKKPEHYPWSSFHLFKYPNAVQQSYMDIHHSGLLLWLDRRKKRKILSRN